A single genomic interval of Lathyrus oleraceus cultivar Zhongwan6 chromosome 7, CAAS_Psat_ZW6_1.0, whole genome shotgun sequence harbors:
- the LOC127104691 gene encoding uncharacterized protein LOC127104691, translating into MELGRRNTKKYTFKSPDLTELKKLGSMIVSPEDFRDRYGRLVSILKTKVEDGVINTLWFKEDPTPLAIAEELHLETSVVKVNFITEGEILGLTSRFLMEEAFVFAEVDSRDAFEDIFSLLIYGIVLFPNIDNFVDVNVVRIFLIGNPVPTLLGDTYHYIHHMTNKGGGTILCCAPLLYKWFISHLPGSRIFRENPRKLRWSQRFMSIDQGNIHSYDPFYDVGVIIDRCGEFPNVHLLGVHGGINYNLILPRRQLGYPMEDKPDNLLLSGFFYHNEEESSDLKDRIIHAWRNIHWKGKGQLGRKNCVAFEPYTQWVYVRASELKMPYASEKP; encoded by the exons ATGGAACTTGGAAGGAGGAATACCAAGAAATATACTTTCAAAAGTCCTGACTTAACAGAGTTGAAGAAGCTTGGTTCTATGATAGTTAGTCCAGAGGATTTCAGAGATCGGTATGGAAGACTTGTGAGTATcttgaagaccaaggttgaagatggAGTTATCAATACCCTG TGGTTTAAAGAAGACCCTACACCACTAGCTATTGCAGAAGAACTTCACCTAGAAACGTCTGTTGTGAAGGTCAACTTCATTACAGAAGGAGAGATTCTAGGTCTAACCTCTAGATTCCTGATGGAGGAAGCCTTTGTCTTTGCAGAAGTAGATAGTAGAGATGCATTTGAAGACATTTTTTCTCTACTCATTTATGGAATTGTGCTCTTCCCAAACATTGATAACTTTGTGGATGTTAATGTTGTACGAATCTTCTTAATTGGTAACCCAGTACCTACATTACTTGGAGATACCTACCATTATATCCATCATATGACTAATAAAGGTGGTGGAACCATTCTTTGTTGTGCACCTCTcctatataagtggtttatttctcacttacctgGATCCAGGATCTTTAGGGAGAATCCACGGAAGCTCAGATGGTCTCAGAGGTTCATGTCCATTGATCAAGGGAATATACATTCGTATGACCCCTTCTATGATGTTGGAGTAATTATTGACAGATGTGGTGAATTTCCCAATGTACATCTCCTTGGTGTACAtggaggaattaactacaacctcATCCTTCCCAGACGCCAGTTAGGATATCCTATGGAAGATAAACCTGATAACCTTTTGTTGTCAGGTTTCTTTTACCATAACGAAGAAGAGAGTTCCGATTTGAAGGATAGAATCATACAtgcttggcgcaatattcatTGGAAAGGAAAAGGTCAATTAGGAAGaaagaattgtgttgcttttgAGCCCTACACCCAATGGGTTTATGTTAGAGCCAGTGAACTTAAGATGCCATATGCTTCTGAGAAGCCCTAA